A section of the Akkermansia muciniphila genome encodes:
- a CDS encoding GNAT family N-acetyltransferase: MAQEPAVWPLPAPLMELLLDADPDERQVAEHLAHGELYVARSRGLLAGAIVIRRTADDTWEIMNCSVSPEHRRQGCGTALVLHALNIIRDKGARYAELGTSDASPGPMALYESCGFRTAGVIKNHFTDNYPEPVWDNGVQCIDMIRMRTDLAPSAQKE; the protein is encoded by the coding sequence GTGGCACAAGAACCAGCCGTGTGGCCGCTCCCCGCGCCCCTGATGGAACTTCTGCTGGATGCTGATCCGGACGAACGCCAGGTGGCGGAGCATCTGGCCCACGGCGAACTATACGTTGCACGAAGCCGAGGGCTCCTCGCCGGAGCCATCGTCATCAGGCGCACGGCGGATGACACCTGGGAAATCATGAACTGCTCCGTCTCTCCCGAACACAGAAGGCAGGGTTGCGGAACCGCTCTGGTGCTGCACGCTCTCAACATCATCAGGGACAAGGGCGCCCGTTATGCGGAACTGGGAACGTCCGATGCTTCCCCCGGCCCCATGGCCCTGTATGAAAGCTGCGGTTTCCGGACGGCGGGCGTCATCAAAAACCACTTTACGGACAACTATCCGGAACCCGTCTGGGACAATGGCGTGCAGTGCATTGACATGATCCGCATGCGTACGGATCTGGCCCCTTCTGCTCAGAAGGAATAA